The window AAAATAAGAAGTAACAAAACTTAAGGGCTTAATATGTATAAGCCTTTTAAAATATTACACCTTATTAATCTAAGACGGCTTAAATTTTTAAGCCGTCTTTTTCAAGTATTTTTGTAAACGTAAACGGCCTTTTAAAGGCTTAATAATAAAGGAATTATAAAATGAATGAACCTGATATGCTTAATAAAAATGAAGCAATAGAAAGATTAGGCGGCGATGAGGAAATATATTTGGAACTCTTAAAAACTTTTTTAGACGTTTACAAAAACGATGAAAAAGAAGCCGCAGCACTTAAATTTCTTTTACAGGGCAGTGCGGAAAAGATTATCGAAGATACGGAAGTCTGCGAAAATGTCCGCAAAGAAGCTCATAAAATTAAAGGAGCTGCATATACTGTAGGAGCAAATTTACTCGGTCATGCCGCTCTCGCAATAGAGGCGTTTTTTAAGGACGGAAATACTTCATTTAATGAAGAAAGTTCCGATAGGCTTCAATCCTTATTAAAAGAATTTTCCGATATTTATGAGAAAACAATTATGGAAATAGCAAAATGTATAAGCTGATTCTTATACCTTAAATTTTCCCACTTCTTCAGCCAAGGCTTTAATACCGGCCTTATTTTTTTGGCTTATCCCGTTTACCTCTTCCACGGCATTATTTATTTGCGCCGCTCCGTCAGCCATTTCATTCATACTGTTTGTTATAATTTTGGTTAAATCGTCAAGTTTATACATTTCCTGTGCCGCTTGTTCGCCGCCGTTAAGCATTTCTTCGGAGCCGTTTTTTACTTCTTCTGTTACGGAATTGATATTTTTTACAGCTTGCAAAATTTCCCTATTGGCATTTTCCTGCTCGTGCATTGCAGATAATATTTTCGATTCCCGTTCCGTCAACCCGTTTACCAATTCGTATACA is drawn from Treponema pedis and contains these coding sequences:
- a CDS encoding Hpt domain-containing protein, which encodes MNEPDMLNKNEAIERLGGDEEIYLELLKTFLDVYKNDEKEAAALKFLLQGSAEKIIEDTEVCENVRKEAHKIKGAAYTVGANLLGHAALAIEAFFKDGNTSFNEESSDRLQSLLKEFSDIYEKTIMEIAKCIS